A region of Fusarium keratoplasticum isolate Fu6.1 chromosome 6, whole genome shotgun sequence DNA encodes the following proteins:
- a CDS encoding MFS domain-containing protein, whose product MSRSSQRELMSSGSQNIHQEPDMPQDVPEAQPPPAEKPKTGRGWRFWAVFISLSISAFLSALEGAVVSTALPSISRAVNAGEDYIWMVNVFFLTSAAVQPLYSQLADIWGRRWPMITALGIFALGSGICGGATSASMLIGGRTIQGLGAAGINVLVEIIICDLLPLRERGQFMGLMFFFIVLGSVAGPFLGGILVDRASWRWVFYINLPFCGLCLVLLFLFLNVQRPKNGESTKESLKKIDFIGLFILCGSISSLLYALTYGGTRYEWSAPAIIVSFIIGIIGIVAFFVYQVSPLCKHPAMPKALFGNRTSVAAFLATFMQLMLSYAPLYFLPVYFQAAKRSTPSRSGVQIIPFSVTFCVSGLIGGIVVSKLGRFKAVHIASFALQIISVGTFTLLDRNSSMAVWVILQLIFGWSIGMPNPSLLTAIQADIPDSLNAASTGAFAFVRSVATIFAVSVPAAVFGNRFDQLLATTEAVNDPELQAGLERGQAYEKASRAFINSFPEEIQDAIITLYEESLKRVWYVSLAFAGAGFLFVLLEKNLVTREDKDTSEFELLDNPTTADGNGAKDARTETV is encoded by the exons ATGAGCCGCAGCAGCCAGCGAGAACTGATGTCTTCTGGAAGTCAAAACATTCATCAAGAGCCCGATATGCCTCAAGATGTGCCCGAggctcaacctcctcctgcCGAAAAGCCTAAGACTGGTCGTGGATGGCGCTTCTGGGCTGTCTTTATTTCGCTCTCCATttcggccttcttgagcgcTCTCGAGGGTGCCGTTGTCTCGACGGCTTTGCCTTCCATCTCCCGCGCTGTGAATGCAGGGGAAGACTACATCTGGATGGTGAATGTCTTTTTCCTCACCAG TGCGGCTGTGCAGCCCCTTTACAGCCAATTGGCCGATATCTGGGGCCGACGATGGCCCATGATCACAGCCTTGGGAATCTTCGCCTTGGGCAGTGGCATCTGCGGAGGAGCAACCTCAGCAAGCATGCTAATCGGCGGCCGAACTATCCAGGGGCTCGGGGCAGCAGGAATCAACGTCCTTGTTGAGATCATCATCTGCGACCTCCTCCCGCTACGAGAGCGTGGACAATTCATGGGGCTGatgttcttcttcatcgtcctGGGATCCGTGGCTGGTCCTTTCCTAGGTGGCATCTTGGTTGATCGAGCATCGTGGAGATGGGTCTTTTACATTAATCTCCCATTCTGCGGGCTCTGTTTGGTGCTGTTGTTCCTGTTCCTCAATGTGCAACGGCCAAAAAATGGCGAGTCTACCAAGGAGAGTCTCAAGAAGATTGATTTTATCGGACTTTTCATCCTCTGCGGGTCGATCTCCTCGTTACTCTACGCCTTGACGTATGGAGGAACGCGGTACGAGTGGTCAGCTCCCGCCATCATAgtcagcttcatcatcgggATAATCGGCATTGTCGCCTTCTTTGTCTACCAAGTCTCGCCTCTTTGCAAGCATCCCGCCATGCCCAAAGCCCTGTTCGGAAACAGAACCTCGGTCGCAGCCTTCCTAGCAACCTTTATGCAGCTCATGCTCTCGTACGCACCTCTGTACTTCCTTCCCGTCTACTTTCAAGCGGCGAAGCGTTCAACCCCTTCCCGCTCTGGAGTACAGATCATCCCGTTCTCAGTCACCTTTTGCGTTAGCGGCTTGATTGGTGGAATCGTGGTCAGCAAGCTCGGTCGCTTCAAGGCCGTCCATATCGCCAGCTTTGCCCTCCAGATAATCTCTGTCGGGACATTTACCCTCCTCGATCGCAACTCAAGCATGGCGGTTTGGGTCATTCTTCAGCTCATCTTCGGATGGTCAATCGGCATGCCAAACCCTTCCCTCTTGACAGCCATCCAGGCCGACATTCCCGACAGCCTCAACGCGGCGAGCACGGgtgcctttgcctttgtgAGAAGTGTCGccaccatctttgccgtGAGCGTGCCCGCTGCTGTCTTTGGAAACCGCTTCGATCAGCTCCTGGCAACCACGGAGGCGGTGAACGACCCTGAGCTACAGGCAGGACTGGAGCGAGGTCAAGCATACGAGAAGGCATCACGAGCCTTTATCAATTCTTTCCCAGAGGAGATTCAAGATGCCATTATTACTCTATACGAGGAAAGTTTGAAGAGGGTCTGGTACGTCTCATTGGCCtttgctggtgctggcttTCTATTCGTTCTGCTGGAGAAGAACTTGGTCACGCGAGAGGATAAGGATACCTCCGAGTTCGAACTGCTTGATAACCCAACTACTGCTGACGGAAACGGAGCCAAGGACGCGCGCACCGAGACCGTTTAA